In Anaerostipes hadrus ATCC 29173 = JCM 17467, a single genomic region encodes these proteins:
- the asnS gene encoding asparagine--tRNA ligase, giving the protein MEMMTGRTLFRNYKEYDQKEVEICGWVKSNRGSKKFGFLVINDGTFFEPIQVVYDQEMGNFDTVSKLNVGTAVIVNGTVIVTPDAKQPFEIHAKSVEVEGECPSDYPLQKKRHTLEYLRSISHLRPRTNTFQAVFRVRSQIAYAIHKFFQERDFVYVHTPLITGQDCEGAGEMFQVTTMDLNKIAEEGKVDYEQDFFKKPVSLTVSGQLAGETFAQAFRNIYTFGPTFRAEDSNTTRHAAEFWMIEPEIAFADLEDNMILAEQMIKYIINYVMEHAQEELQFFNKFVDKGLLERLNHVVSSDFGRVTYTEAVKLLEEHNDEFEYKVSWGIDLQTEHERYLTEKIFKKPVFVTDYPKEIKAFYMKMNEDNKTVAAMDLLVPAIGEIIGGSQREDDLAKLEERITELGMKPEDYDFYLDLRKYGSTRHAGFGLGFERMVMYATGIANIRDVIPYPRTVGKCQY; this is encoded by the coding sequence ATGGAAATGATGACAGGAAGAACATTATTCCGAAATTACAAAGAATATGATCAGAAAGAAGTAGAGATCTGCGGCTGGGTAAAAAGCAATCGTGGATCAAAGAAATTCGGATTTCTGGTTATTAATGATGGTACATTTTTTGAACCGATTCAGGTTGTATATGATCAGGAGATGGGCAACTTTGATACGGTCAGCAAATTAAATGTTGGAACAGCTGTGATCGTTAATGGAACTGTGATCGTGACACCAGATGCGAAACAGCCATTTGAGATTCATGCAAAGAGTGTAGAAGTCGAGGGAGAATGCCCATCCGATTATCCATTACAGAAAAAACGTCATACATTAGAATATTTAAGATCTATCTCTCATTTAAGACCAAGAACGAATACGTTTCAGGCAGTATTCAGAGTTCGTTCTCAGATTGCATATGCGATCCATAAATTCTTTCAGGAACGTGATTTTGTATACGTGCATACACCATTGATCACAGGACAGGACTGTGAAGGTGCTGGAGAGATGTTCCAGGTAACAACGATGGATCTTAACAAGATCGCTGAAGAAGGAAAAGTTGATTATGAACAGGATTTCTTTAAGAAGCCAGTCAGCTTAACCGTCAGCGGACAGCTTGCAGGAGAGACTTTTGCACAGGCATTCCGCAATATTTATACATTTGGACCAACTTTCAGAGCTGAAGATTCCAATACAACAAGACATGCAGCAGAATTCTGGATGATCGAGCCAGAGATCGCATTTGCAGATCTTGAGGATAATATGATCCTTGCAGAGCAGATGATCAAATATATCATCAATTATGTGATGGAGCATGCACAGGAAGAATTACAGTTCTTTAATAAATTCGTAGATAAAGGATTATTAGAACGTTTGAACCATGTAGTATCTTCTGATTTTGGAAGAGTTACTTATACAGAAGCAGTAAAATTATTAGAAGAACACAATGATGAATTCGAATATAAAGTATCTTGGGGAATTGATCTTCAGACAGAGCATGAACGTTATCTGACAGAGAAGATCTTTAAGAAACCAGTGTTTGTCACAGACTATCCAAAAGAGATCAAAGCATTTTATATGAAGATGAATGAAGACAACAAGACGGTTGCAGCCATGGACCTTTTAGTGCCAGCTATTGGAGAGATCATCGGGGGAAGCCAGAGAGAAGATGATCTTGCGAAACTGGAAGAGAGAATCACAGAATTAGGTATGAAACCAGAAGATTATGATTTCTATTTAGATCTTCGCAAATATGGTTCCACAAGACACGCAGGATTTGGTCTTGGATTTGAACGTATGGTAATGTACGCAACAGGAATTGCTAATATCAGAGATGTCATTCCATATCCAAGAACCGTAGGAAAATGTCAATATTAA
- a CDS encoding PPC domain-containing DNA-binding protein, translating into MEYKKFNNQYVIRIDKGEEICAKLKEVAQKENIKLAYLTGIGAAGKVTAGVFDTKEKVFKGHTWEGDLEIVSIGGNINTMNGETYTHFHISVADESGNVYGGHLTEAVISGTGELVLTEIEGTVDRKFDEEIGLNLFEF; encoded by the coding sequence ATGGAATACAAAAAATTCAACAATCAATACGTAATAAGAATTGACAAAGGCGAAGAAATCTGTGCAAAATTAAAAGAGGTCGCCCAAAAAGAAAATATCAAACTTGCATACTTAACAGGAATCGGGGCAGCAGGCAAAGTAACAGCTGGTGTTTTTGATACAAAGGAAAAAGTATTCAAAGGCCATACATGGGAAGGTGATCTTGAGATCGTTTCCATTGGTGGGAATATCAATACTATGAATGGGGAAACTTATACACACTTCCATATCAGTGTTGCGGATGAATCAGGGAATGTCTATGGAGGTCATCTGACAGAAGCAGTGATCAGCGGAACCGGAGAACTTGTATTAACTGAGATCGAAGGCACAGTTGACCGCAAGTTTGATGAAGAAATCGGGCTGAATTTATTTGAATTCTAA
- a CDS encoding MIP/aquaporin family protein, whose product MLPYIAEFIGTMLLILLGDGVVANVNLERSGMKGAGAVQITFAWGLAVLVPAFIFGSSSGAHFNPALTIALAAIGNFSWSMVPGYVIAQFAGAFVGAVLVYVLFAGQFEVTKDQGTKLGVFCTGPSIANTGLNLLSEIIGTFVLVFAILGIGNVENAGSMGLNYFFVFAIIVSIGMSLGGLTGYAINPARDLGPRLAHAVLPIPGKGDSNFGYAWIPVVGPIIGALLAGGLFVIIPW is encoded by the coding sequence ATGTTACCTTATATTGCAGAATTTATCGGAACAATGCTTTTAATCTTGCTTGGAGATGGAGTTGTAGCAAATGTAAACCTTGAAAGATCAGGAATGAAAGGTGCAGGGGCTGTGCAGATTACATTTGCATGGGGACTTGCGGTACTTGTACCAGCATTTATTTTTGGATCTTCATCAGGAGCTCATTTTAACCCGGCACTTACGATCGCACTTGCGGCGATTGGTAATTTCTCTTGGTCTATGGTGCCAGGATATGTGATCGCTCAGTTTGCAGGAGCATTTGTAGGAGCAGTCCTTGTGTATGTCTTATTTGCAGGGCAGTTTGAGGTAACCAAAGATCAGGGAACAAAATTAGGAGTATTTTGTACAGGACCTTCTATTGCAAACACAGGATTAAACCTGTTAAGTGAGATCATTGGAACCTTTGTTTTAGTTTTTGCGATTCTTGGAATCGGAAATGTGGAAAATGCAGGTTCTATGGGACTTAACTATTTCTTCGTATTTGCAATCATCGTTTCCATTGGTATGTCACTTGGTGGATTAACTGGATATGCGATTAATCCAGCCAGAGATTTAGGCCCAAGACTTGCACATGCAGTTCTTCCAATCCCAGGGAAAGGGGATTCTAACTTTGGATATGCATGGATTCCAGTTGTAGGTCCAATTATTGGAGCATTGCTTGCGGGTGGTTTATTTGTGATTATTCCATGGTAG
- the glpK gene encoding glycerol kinase GlpK yields MKKYIMALDAGTTSNRCILFNEQGVICSVAQKEFTQYFPHPGWVEHDADEIWSSMLGVAVEAMNKLNITPDQVAAIGITNQRETTIIWDKNTGEPVYHAIVWQCRRTSEYCDQLKEKGLTEKFRQKTGLMIDAYFSGTKVKWILDNIPGAREKAEAGDLLFGTVETWLIWKLTKGRVHVTDYSNAARTMLFNINTLEWDDEILEELGIPKSMLPQARPSSEVYGMADESYFGKEIPIGGAAGDQQAALFGQTCFTAGEAKNTYGTGAFLLMNTGTKPVFSDNGLITTIAWGLDGEVNYALEGSIFVAGAAIQWLRDEMRLVDSSPDSEYMASKVKDTNGCYVVPAFTGLGAPHWDQYARGTIVGITRGVNKYHVIRATLESLAYQTYDVLKAMEADSGIKLSALKVDGGASANNFLMQFQSDILNTEVRRPRCVETTAMGAAYLAGLAVGYWKDKNDVINNWNIDRKFHPEMKEDEREEKLAGWEKAVKYSFGWAKN; encoded by the coding sequence ATGAAAAAATACATTATGGCACTGGACGCAGGGACAACAAGTAACCGCTGTATCTTATTTAATGAACAAGGTGTGATCTGCAGTGTTGCACAGAAGGAATTTACACAGTATTTTCCTCATCCTGGATGGGTGGAGCATGATGCGGATGAGATCTGGTCTTCCATGCTTGGAGTAGCAGTAGAAGCAATGAACAAGTTAAATATTACACCAGATCAGGTTGCAGCCATCGGAATTACAAACCAGAGAGAGACAACGATCATCTGGGATAAGAATACAGGAGAACCTGTATATCATGCAATTGTCTGGCAGTGCCGAAGAACATCTGAGTATTGTGATCAGCTAAAAGAAAAAGGTCTGACAGAGAAATTCCGACAAAAAACAGGATTAATGATCGATGCTTATTTTAGTGGAACAAAAGTAAAATGGATTCTTGACAACATACCAGGAGCACGTGAAAAAGCAGAGGCAGGAGATCTTTTATTTGGAACAGTAGAAACATGGCTGATCTGGAAACTGACAAAAGGAAGAGTTCATGTTACAGATTATTCAAATGCTGCAAGAACTATGCTATTTAATATTAATACCCTCGAATGGGATGATGAAATCCTTGAAGAACTTGGAATTCCAAAATCAATGCTTCCACAGGCAAGACCATCCAGTGAAGTTTATGGAATGGCAGACGAAAGTTATTTTGGAAAAGAAATTCCAATCGGAGGAGCAGCAGGAGATCAGCAGGCAGCATTGTTTGGTCAGACATGCTTTACAGCAGGGGAGGCCAAAAATACATATGGAACAGGGGCATTTCTGTTAATGAATACAGGAACAAAACCAGTATTTTCTGATAATGGACTGATCACAACCATTGCATGGGGCTTAGATGGAGAAGTTAATTATGCATTAGAAGGGTCTATTTTTGTTGCAGGAGCAGCAATCCAGTGGTTAAGAGACGAGATGAGACTGGTAGATTCATCACCAGATTCTGAATATATGGCTTCAAAAGTAAAAGATACAAATGGCTGTTATGTAGTTCCTGCATTTACAGGACTTGGTGCGCCACACTGGGATCAGTATGCACGAGGAACAATCGTTGGTATCACAAGAGGTGTCAATAAATATCATGTGATTCGTGCGACATTAGAATCTCTGGCATATCAGACATATGATGTGTTAAAAGCAATGGAAGCAGATAGCGGAATCAAATTAAGTGCATTAAAAGTTGATGGTGGAGCAAGTGCAAACAACTTCTTAATGCAGTTCCAGTCAGATATTCTTAATACAGAAGTACGTCGTCCAAGATGTGTTGAGACAACTGCAATGGGAGCAGCTTATCTTGCAGGACTTGCCGTTGGATACTGGAAAGATAAAAATGACGTTATCAACAACTGGAATATTGACCGCAAGTTCCATCCAGAAATGAAAGAGGACGAAAGAGAAGAAAAATTAGCAGGATGGGAAAAGGCAGTAAAATATTCTTTCGGATGGGCTAAAAATTAA
- a CDS encoding glycerol-3-phosphate dehydrogenase has product MSVITFVCAGQMNSAITFPAFENGHEVRLVGSPLDRDIIDGLKKDNFHITLKRTLHDGIKYYQIEELEEALEGADLILGGVSSFGLDWFCDEILPVLPEDVPLLTVTKGMVDLDDGTLVPYPHIFEQRQPEGKHINFNAIGGPCTSYELADHDDSHVAFCGKDMETLKFIKSLLTTDYYHISLSTDVVGVECAVAMKNAYALGVSLAVGLAEKRDGEIGAVHYNSQAALFGQGVKEMIHLLELIHGGPENIIHGAGDLYVTVFGGRTRKIGTLLGRGLTFDQAMEELQGVTLESIVIATRTARAVRKLAERGVVSLDDFPLLMHVDAIINEGAEVDIPWEKFTTVVE; this is encoded by the coding sequence ATGAGCGTTATTACATTTGTTTGTGCAGGTCAGATGAACTCTGCGATCACATTCCCAGCATTCGAAAATGGACACGAGGTACGTCTGGTAGGATCACCTTTAGACAGAGATATCATTGATGGATTAAAGAAGGATAATTTCCATATCACATTAAAGAGAACTCTTCATGATGGGATCAAATATTATCAGATCGAAGAATTAGAAGAAGCATTAGAAGGAGCAGACTTAATCTTAGGTGGAGTAAGCAGTTTCGGACTTGACTGGTTCTGTGACGAAATCCTTCCAGTATTACCAGAAGATGTACCTTTATTAACAGTAACAAAAGGTATGGTAGATTTAGATGACGGAACTTTAGTTCCTTATCCACATATCTTCGAACAGAGACAGCCAGAAGGAAAACATATTAACTTTAACGCCATCGGTGGACCATGTACAAGTTATGAATTAGCAGACCATGATGACAGCCATGTAGCTTTCTGTGGAAAAGACATGGAAACATTAAAATTCATCAAATCTTTATTAACAACAGATTACTATCACATCAGTCTTTCTACAGATGTTGTAGGTGTTGAGTGTGCCGTAGCCATGAAGAATGCTTATGCATTAGGTGTGTCTCTTGCAGTTGGTTTAGCAGAGAAGAGAGATGGAGAGATCGGAGCAGTACATTATAATTCTCAGGCAGCATTGTTTGGACAGGGTGTCAAAGAAATGATCCATCTGTTAGAACTGATTCATGGTGGACCAGAAAACATCATTCACGGAGCTGGTGACTTATATGTAACAGTCTTCGGTGGAAGAACTCGTAAGATTGGTACATTATTAGGACGTGGACTGACATTTGATCAGGCAATGGAAGAATTACAGGGTGTAACTTTAGAGTCTATCGTTATTGCAACAAGAACAGCTCGTGCCGTACGTAAACTGGCAGAAAGAGGCGTTGTATCTTTAGATGACTTCCCATTGTTAATGCATGTAGATGCGATCATCAATGAAGGCGCAGAAGTTGATATTCCTTGGGAAAAATTTACGACTGTTGTAGAATAA
- a CDS encoding DUF1667 domain-containing protein, whose product MTDLICIVCPKGCHLKVDEENGYKVTGNGCPRGAAYGEKELVNPTRVITSTVRVEAKTARRVPVKTASDIPKGKIYDIMKELDKVTMKAPVAIGDVVIPNVLGLGVDVVACKKVAE is encoded by the coding sequence ATGACAGATTTAATTTGTATCGTATGTCCAAAAGGATGTCATTTAAAAGTTGATGAAGAAAATGGATATAAGGTTACTGGAAATGGATGCCCAAGAGGAGCCGCTTACGGAGAAAAAGAACTGGTAAATCCAACACGAGTGATCACTTCTACAGTCAGAGTAGAAGCAAAGACTGCAAGAAGAGTTCCAGTCAAAACCGCAAGTGATATTCCAAAGGGTAAAATCTATGATATCATGAAAGAATTAGATAAAGTAACAATGAAAGCTCCTGTAGCGATCGGGGATGTAGTGATCCCTAACGTATTAGGACTAGGAGTTGACGTTGTAGCTTGCAAAAAAGTAGCAGAATAA
- a CDS encoding NAD(P)/FAD-dependent oxidoreductase: MKYDVIVVGGGPAGLAAAVEASKNGAEKVLVVERDQELGGILNQCIHNGFGLHYFKEELTGPEYAGKFIDMLNETNIEVMLDTMVLDVDETEKCVHAMNKKNGYMKLEGKSIILNMGCRERTRGAIAIPGDRPAGVFTAGAAQRYVNIEGYMVGKKVLILGSGDIGLIMARRMSLEGAKVVGCVELCPYSNGLNRNIVQCLNDYDIPLYLSHTITDIQGDKRVEKVIVSKVDEKNQPIPGTEMEFDVDTVLLSVGLIPENELTRSAGITMDPATSGPVVYENMETSAEGIFASGNVVHVHDLVDFVTAESQKAGKSAAEYVKNGETKDQTCIDIKNGDGVNGIVPQKVRPSNVDKKVEVMFRARNVFTDVAIKVRSNGEELASFKREHMAPGEMEKIVIPKAFLDKVENGEITVSVEKVGA; the protein is encoded by the coding sequence ATGAAGTATGATGTAATCGTTGTAGGTGGAGGACCTGCAGGACTGGCAGCAGCAGTGGAAGCAAGTAAAAATGGTGCCGAAAAAGTTCTGGTTGTAGAACGTGATCAGGAACTTGGAGGAATCTTAAATCAGTGTATTCATAATGGATTTGGACTCCATTATTTCAAAGAAGAATTAACAGGACCTGAATATGCAGGTAAATTCATTGATATGTTAAATGAAACAAATATCGAAGTGATGCTTGATACGATGGTTCTTGACGTAGATGAAACAGAAAAATGTGTACATGCCATGAATAAGAAAAATGGTTATATGAAACTTGAAGGTAAATCCATTATCTTAAATATGGGATGCCGTGAAAGAACAAGAGGAGCCATCGCGATCCCTGGTGATCGTCCGGCTGGAGTGTTTACAGCAGGTGCAGCACAGAGATATGTGAATATCGAAGGATATATGGTAGGTAAGAAAGTACTGATCTTAGGATCCGGAGATATCGGACTGATCATGGCAAGACGCATGAGTTTAGAGGGTGCAAAAGTAGTTGGATGTGTAGAGCTTTGTCCATATTCTAACGGATTAAACCGTAACATCGTACAGTGCTTAAATGATTATGATATTCCACTGTATTTATCACATACGATCACAGATATTCAGGGTGATAAACGAGTTGAGAAAGTTATCGTATCAAAAGTTGATGAAAAGAATCAGCCAATTCCAGGAACAGAGATGGAATTTGATGTAGATACTGTATTATTATCTGTTGGATTGATTCCAGAAAATGAATTAACAAGATCTGCTGGAATCACAATGGACCCGGCAACAAGCGGTCCAGTTGTATATGAAAACATGGAAACTTCAGCAGAAGGAATTTTCGCAAGTGGAAATGTCGTTCATGTTCATGACCTGGTAGACTTCGTTACAGCAGAAAGCCAGAAGGCAGGAAAGAGTGCTGCAGAATACGTAAAAAATGGAGAAACAAAAGATCAGACATGCATTGATATCAAAAATGGAGATGGGGTCAACGGAATCGTGCCACAGAAAGTACGTCCATCTAATGTAGACAAGAAAGTTGAAGTTATGTTCCGTGCAAGAAACGTATTTACAGATGTAGCGATCAAAGTAAGATCAAATGGTGAGGAACTTGCTTCCTTTAAGAGAGAACACATGGCACCAGGAGAAATGGAAAAGATCGTTATTCCGAAAGCATTTTTAGATAAAGTAGAAAATGGTGAGATCACAGTATCTGTAGAAAAGGTAGGTGCATAA
- a CDS encoding NAD(P)/FAD-dependent oxidoreductase: protein MYDVAIIGAGITGCAIAYELGKYNVKAVIVEKENDVSVGTTKANSAIIHGGYDPKPGTKMAEYNIKGNVYTKELCEKLDVPYKQIGALVVAFSEEEKKTLEELKQRGITNGVPDMEIWDKEKLLKEEPNLSDKAVAALSSPNVGIVSPWELALALAETAVLNGVEVKLNTEVSGIEKENDTYKIETNNGVIEAKYICNAAGVFADKVNEMCNEKTFEITPNKGEYYLMDKSQGNLVNHVIFQCPNEKGKGVLVAPTVHGNLIVGPDSQPSAANDVSTTKQGLDFVRNTALKSVPGINFRESIRNFAGVRARTADHDFHIYEDKNNKGFINIAGMQSPGLSSACAIAPDILKMLENSGLTLEAKEDIVDERHIDRFKHLSHEDREKLVEKNPAFGKIICRCETITEGEIINAVHRPIPATSIDAVKRRCNAGMGRCQGGFCGPRVQEIIARELNKPLADIPQDRLGTNIITGETKDGGAK from the coding sequence GTGTATGATGTAGCAATTATCGGTGCAGGGATCACAGGCTGCGCTATCGCCTACGAACTTGGAAAATATAATGTGAAAGCTGTAATCGTTGAAAAGGAAAATGATGTTTCTGTAGGAACAACAAAAGCAAACAGCGCGATCATCCATGGAGGATATGATCCAAAGCCTGGAACAAAGATGGCAGAGTACAATATCAAAGGAAATGTCTATACAAAAGAATTATGTGAGAAACTGGATGTACCTTACAAACAGATCGGAGCATTGGTAGTTGCATTCAGTGAAGAAGAAAAGAAAACACTGGAAGAATTAAAACAAAGAGGTATCACAAACGGAGTTCCTGATATGGAAATCTGGGATAAAGAAAAACTTCTAAAAGAAGAACCAAATCTTTCAGACAAAGCTGTTGCGGCTTTAAGTTCTCCAAATGTAGGAATCGTAAGTCCATGGGAATTAGCCCTGGCACTTGCAGAAACAGCCGTATTAAATGGAGTTGAAGTGAAACTTAATACAGAAGTTTCCGGAATCGAAAAAGAAAATGATACATATAAGATAGAAACAAACAACGGAGTGATCGAAGCAAAATACATTTGCAATGCAGCAGGTGTTTTCGCAGACAAAGTTAATGAGATGTGTAATGAAAAGACATTTGAGATTACACCAAATAAAGGAGAATATTACCTAATGGATAAGAGCCAGGGAAATCTGGTCAATCATGTAATCTTCCAATGTCCAAATGAAAAAGGAAAAGGAGTTTTAGTTGCTCCAACGGTTCATGGAAACCTGATCGTTGGACCAGATTCACAGCCAAGTGCGGCGAATGATGTATCAACAACAAAACAGGGACTTGATTTTGTGAGAAATACAGCATTAAAATCTGTACCAGGAATTAATTTTAGAGAGTCTATTAGAAATTTTGCTGGAGTCAGAGCAAGAACAGCAGATCATGACTTCCATATTTATGAAGATAAAAACAACAAAGGGTTTATTAATATCGCAGGAATGCAGTCACCGGGATTATCATCCGCATGTGCAATTGCACCAGATATTTTAAAGATGCTTGAAAATTCAGGACTTACATTAGAAGCAAAAGAAGATATCGTAGATGAAAGACATATCGACCGCTTCAAACATTTAAGTCATGAAGACAGAGAAAAATTAGTAGAAAAGAATCCAGCATTCGGAAAGATCATCTGCCGTTGTGAAACGATCACAGAAGGTGAGATCATCAACGCAGTGCATCGTCCAATTCCAGCAACATCCATTGATGCGGTTAAGAGAAGATGTAATGCAGGTATGGGAAGATGCCAGGGTGGTTTCTGTGGACCAAGAGTTCAGGAGATCATCGCAAGAGAGCTGAATAAACCATTAGCAGATATTCCACAGGATCGTTTGGGAACAAACATTATCACAGGAGAAACAAAAGATGGAGGTGCCAAATAA